The DNA region TCGCCGCTTCCTGACCGGCGATCGCGGCGGGGTAGGAGTTCTGCACGTTGAGAATCAACTGCGAGCCTTCCGGGCTCGCGTTCAGCCACGCGCCAAACTCCGCCGCTTCCTTGGGGTGCTTGCTCGTAGAAACCACTGCCACCGAAGAACCACCCTGATACGAGACCGTCGCATCATTCGCATTCCAGCGAGGCAGCGGCGCCAACGACCAGTCGCCCGCGGTGTCTGGGGCGACGCCGTAAAGCACGCCGGGAGCCCACACTGCCGACGGCCAAGAGAGCATGGTGCCGTCGTTGAGCTTCGCGTTGTATTCAGGCGTGAGGATCGGTTCGGTGGTGATGAGTTTATCGTCGTACATGCCCTGGAAGAAGTTCATGACCTTCTTGGAGCCGTCGCCATTGATGTTGACCGTCCACGTGTCACCGGACAGCGACCACCACATGTCGCCCACCTGGGCGGCCACGGCCGCGTACCATCCCCAGCCGTCTGTAGTGAGTGTCGCCAGGGTCGCAGTGGGGTCTTGCGCCTTAAGGACCTCGGCATCCTTGCGGAAGTCGTCCCAAGTCACCGGGGCGTCAAGTCCGTACTTCTGGAAGATGTCGGACCTGTACACGAGAGCCATCGGGCCCACGTCCTGAGGGTAGGCGTATGTGTGTCCGTCGAAGGTGGTCTGCGCCCAGGTGCCGTCGGCATAGGCACCCTTGATGTCCTTCACGTAGTCGGTGATGTCGAGGGGCACTCCCGCGACGATCATTCTCGGCAACGAGGTGTTCTCGATCAGCGCGAGGTCGGGCGCATTGCCTGCCCGAACCGCCGCGAGTAGTTTTGCGGAAGAGTCGTTGCCTCCGCCGGCATCCGTGTGGCGCACCTGAATGTCCGGGTGCTCCTTGTTCCAGACCGCGATGTCTTGGTCC from Demequina lutea includes:
- a CDS encoding ABC transporter substrate-binding protein, translating into MKHQRAAAAAAAVFATALMVTACSSTSSTSAVTASGAAAPGKVITLDYWAWGNGWDQDIAVWNKEHPDIQVRHTDAGGGNDSSAKLLAAVRAGNAPDLALIENTSLPRMIVAGVPLDITDYVKDIKGAYADGTWAQTTFDGHTYAYPQDVGPMALVYRSDIFQKYGLDAPVTWDDFRKDAEVLKAQDPTATLATLTTDGWGWYAAVAAQVGDMWWSLSGDTWTVNINGDGSKKVMNFFQGMYDDKLITTEPILTPEYNAKLNDGTMLSWPSAVWAPGVLYGVAPDTAGDWSLAPLPRWNANDATVSYQGGSSVAVVSTSKHPKEAAEFGAWLNASPEGSQLILNVQNSYPAAIAGQEAAKKQDPPKLMPQQTDYYDIVAKIASDTRPVTWGPDTDVAQSAFTDAMNAAVQNGTSWADALDATQKAVVADMKEKGFKVSN